One part of the Sorangiineae bacterium MSr11954 genome encodes these proteins:
- a CDS encoding ABC transporter permease — protein MLDYHLKLVGRSLRQRPGHALLVVAGIALGVAVATVFSAIRHSFAKDPIPSKSGVLYYVRMDSWDPAHPNFEPVPSQVTYMDAMGIMRSSIPVRQSVMTRAELNVIPEPGKAHPSREPTRLCFGDFFTMFDVPFEYGSGWDRKADEARDPVVVLSKDLNDRVFGGGNSVGKVLRIEDRDFRVVGVLARWSPSVLFYDLVSRRAPGTPEALFIPFNLVGPMQIQSSGSQANWKPAAGPGYEAEYLQGEKTWLQMWVELPTAAKVAEYKDFVDAYTMSQKKVGRFQRPLDNRVTPLLEWMVDRGAVPPETTAMMIVAILFLSVCALNLMGLLMAKFLARAPQIGVRRALGARRWDIFVLHLLECEVVALAGGAVGFVAAWLALFGVNNYVKSMYSRSDVFQMDWTMLLFAVVASLAAGLMAGLYPAYRVCRLSPSTYLKLQ, from the coding sequence GTTTTCGGCCATCCGGCACTCGTTCGCCAAAGATCCGATCCCGAGCAAGTCGGGGGTTCTTTATTACGTTCGGATGGATAGCTGGGATCCGGCGCACCCGAACTTCGAGCCGGTTCCCTCGCAGGTCACGTACATGGATGCGATGGGGATCATGCGCTCGAGCATCCCCGTTCGGCAGTCGGTCATGACCCGCGCGGAGCTGAACGTGATCCCCGAGCCGGGCAAGGCGCACCCGAGCAGAGAGCCGACCCGATTGTGCTTCGGCGACTTCTTCACCATGTTCGACGTGCCGTTCGAGTACGGCTCGGGGTGGGATCGCAAAGCCGATGAGGCGCGCGATCCGGTGGTGGTCTTGAGCAAGGATCTCAACGACCGGGTCTTTGGCGGCGGGAACAGCGTGGGGAAGGTGCTGCGCATCGAGGATCGCGACTTTCGCGTGGTCGGCGTGCTCGCGCGGTGGTCGCCTTCGGTCCTCTTTTACGATTTGGTGTCGCGCCGGGCGCCGGGGACCCCCGAGGCGCTGTTCATCCCGTTCAATCTGGTCGGCCCCATGCAAATCCAGAGCTCGGGAAGCCAGGCCAATTGGAAGCCGGCGGCGGGGCCGGGGTACGAGGCGGAGTACCTTCAGGGCGAGAAGACCTGGCTGCAAATGTGGGTCGAGCTCCCCACGGCCGCTAAAGTTGCAGAGTACAAGGATTTCGTCGATGCGTACACGATGAGCCAGAAGAAGGTGGGGCGCTTCCAAAGGCCGCTCGACAATCGGGTGACCCCGCTGCTCGAGTGGATGGTGGATCGCGGCGCGGTTCCGCCGGAGACCACCGCGATGATGATCGTGGCCATCCTCTTTCTCTCGGTGTGCGCGCTGAACCTCATGGGGCTGCTCATGGCGAAGTTCTTGGCGCGGGCACCGCAGATCGGCGTGCGACGCGCGCTGGGGGCGCGCCGCTGGGATATCTTCGTGCTGCACCTCTTGGAGTGCGAGGTGGTGGCGCTCGCGGGCGGTGCGGTCGGCTTCGTGGCCGCGTGGCTCGCGCTCTTCGGGGTCAACAACTACGTCAAATCGATGTATTCGCGCAGCGACGTGTTCCAGATGGATTGGACGATGCTGCTCTTCGCCGTGGTCGCCTCGCTGGCCGCCGGTTTGATGGCGGGGCTCTATCCCGCCTACCGCGTATGCCGCTTATCGCCTTCGACGTACCTCAAACTCCAGTAA